Part of the Falco naumanni isolate bFalNau1 chromosome 3, bFalNau1.pat, whole genome shotgun sequence genome is shown below.
ttgtttttaaaaagaagtgaagGGACTTTTTGTGTATATAGTTGAACAGTTCAGATAACTAACAAGCACATGGTACAAAATCTGCTACCCTTCTCTGAGCTTTCAGTCACACTAATTGCCTAACCTGACACAGACACATTTTATCTGTCACATTAGCCACTgatcatttttattcctttaattttagcaagtacattttaatgtattttccctTAAGCTGGCTATCTATTGAAGCCTTGTCACGACTATGACAGTGTAGCATATGCCTCAAAAAGATGTGCAGGGTTTCCACTGATACTGAATGACCCTTGAATTTAGTTCTACTCACTCATGCCTTGGTTTCTGCATGGTAAAAAATGGGGATAATTGCTACGCCATGGCTGATGTGTAAAATGGAGATCTTGTGCAGTTGAGTTAAATAATATTTGCACAGTATCTTGAGATCCAAATATCAAAATTGAAAATAGGAAGGTACAGAAAGCTGCTGGCTTTCTGTAAAATCAGTCTGTGGAAGTCTGTAAAATCAAGTGCTGTGGGGCTTGATGACATATGACCACAATTCTCATCTAATTTACTTACTCCTGTAGTAATTTAACTGATCTCATTGTGGttaaattaaatacacattGATCTGAGGAAAGCAGAATAATGCCCTTTGTTGTTTCTGACATGGGAATCTCTTAAACTGTATGGCCTACCATTAAGAATAAGAATTTCCACCGCTGTCATTGCACAAAACATAATCTCAGTTCTCTACCTTGAGATCCAAATGAAGAATGTACATTTGGTGCATGTACTGAATTCCCTCGCAGATCTGTTTTATGAACAAGATAGTATCCATCTCTGTCAAATTGCAGTTTTCATCAATAATTCGGTCAAATAACTCTCCTCCTTCCACACTGATGAAAGAAAGACAATAAAGTGGTGACTAAGTCCAAATCCAATCCCATGCAGTTAGAGTAATACAGAATTTACGCTATTGACTATTTTAATCATTCACAGTCAAGTTCAGTAAGGTGGGTCTACAATATGAGCTTGTAGTCTGATCCAAACTTCCCAAGAACTGGGTTCTGATGCATACTGGCCTGAATTTCTACCAGGTCTGACAGTCCAGTCTCTCATCCACTGATAAATATGAAAGTCTTGAAATTTGAACCTTATGCTGTCTTAAGTCATCATTTTGTACCAATGAAATTAATGAATTCACATGGAAAACCAAGACAACATGATGGAGAATCTGTATTTAAATCTGCAGTCTACTCCCTCAGAGTTTAAGAGGGACAGGACCCAAAATTTCAATTTGAAACTATCTAAAGTCAACAAAAATGATTTAACTTCTCACATTTCAGAATGCCTCCAGCTCACCCATTCATAGCTACACAGACATTTCCCTTTTGTGATATGCTAATCACGTAGACCAAATTTAGAGGAGTATCTGAGAATGTCCAAAATAGCCAGACTCATGTAACTCTGAACCTTCTGCCATGCCTCTCAATGTTCTAGTTATACCCTTTTTGGTTTCCTTAAGACAACACCTGCTTAACTTGACTTTAAGGCAGCTATTTTGTGCCTAATTAACCTGATAACACAGCATAAAAAACAGGTTTGTACATTCAGGCACACAGTATAATGATTAGGCACAACACCTATAGCTGGCTCCTCTTCAGTGTAAGATGTCTTCTCATTTGCCTCACAGAACAGAGGATATTCTGAGAGGTCTGTTTCTTAGCTGATACAAATCAGAATTTGAAATTAGAGAGCTGATATATAATACAGCCCTAGCCTCAAATGAAGCTGTGGCTTTACGGCACCAGGAAAGTGGTagatcactggaaaaaaatgcataaatggCTGGATGGGAAAACTTTTCCCTtaaattccatttcttttgttgttcCTGAGAACATCTTTATACGTTCTTTCCACCGGTAAGAAGCTCTATTTATAATTTCAGGGGAAAGTAAGAAGGAAATGGACAATTCTAGCAAAAGTGGTaaagacagaaagggaaagaaaaaaaaacactcactATTCCATGACTAGTACAATGTCATTTTTAGATTCAAAGGCATCATATAGCTGGATGAGATTCACGTGATTCAGCTGGTTCATGACATTGATTTCATTCTTTACTTCATCCTGTAAAAAGTCATGAGTATTGTTTCAGAAGACTTTTCTCTAAGAAAGCTACATGAAACAGGACATCATTTGAACCAGACATCTACATTATCTTCATGTTTTCACTTGTGTCAACCAAAAACAgggttttcctttgctgctgcagtggtggATTTCAAGGCTATAGGAGCTACTAGACTGAACTCGGAGCTCAGGTGGGGGACAGCTTCAGTAATAAGCTATTTGGGGCAAAAAGGAAGGCGAGAGCTCACAAGGACAAGCGGTGGGTTCACAGGGATGTAAAGAAAAGAGTGAAGCAGAACAGGACTTGGTTCAACCAGCTGTAGTTGTACCAAACTAAGCTGTGTAAGAAAAGTCCAGGACAGTCCTCAAAACCTCCCTTTGCAGCCAGGGGAGAGAGAGACTGGTACTTCCATTCAGCCCAGCTATTTCAGATGTGCAGTTTAGGATGCGCTGAATCATTCTCTGGTGATGCCAGTCTTTCTCCATTGAATACAAGGGGATTCTTGGTGATCAGCCTGACTGCAGCTGTATTTTAGTAACCCCAGTTAGCTGAGACAAATCCCACCCTTGAATGCCATTAATGACACCGCTGTCACACAAAGGGTGCTATGCATGTCTTTCCTGTGGAAGCAAGTCCCAGATGGCCATGAGATTTGCAAAACAGGCCAGACTAATTCCTCTCATCTGTATTTGTGTTAATGTCAGAAGCCCAGATCATGCCTGTTATCAGAATGTGACATCAAGTCATTTCAACAAAGGCTACAGTGTGCTTGGGAATACGCTGTGTCACAGACCTGACAAAAGCTTTTACCACTAAAGCAAACACCAACAGAattaacagcagaaagcaaaaaaggaaagccaaataaacatgaagagcagaaaagaaaattggaaaaattaagatttaaaaaaactaacAGAGGAAACCCCAAAAGAGGACCTTGATGAGTTACTAGAAGTTCTAGAGGAGAAGGGAAATAGAACTAGAGCCAATGGCAATCCAGCAAGTCCTATGAGCGTGGTGGCTTGTGAGCCACTTGGCCAAGGTCTGTTGTGTAGCTGAAGAACACGGTGGAATCCACTGGGGAACAAAAGACTAATATCATGCTCTACCAACCTTCTGTTTAGGAccttttgcttttataattttGGCTGCTAGTTTGAGACCTGTTGCCTTCTCTTCACATTTGTGCACTTGACCAAATCGCCCTCtaggagaaaaaaggagaaaaaatgttatCAACCAATGGTACTAGTGTAAGCCCTGAATGTAAACTTGATTATAAACAACAGACATTATCTTCTCCCTGCTGGGTTCCATTTAAGTtgctctgttgctgctgttttgttgtgTAGAATAGACTTGCTGCTACTCATTTAGGTACACCAAAATCACACGCTGCTCTACTTGATATTATCCCACTTGAATGATTCACTACACTCACCTCACAACATGCAATGACTAATCCCAGGGAAGTCGACAAACCGTAAGGATAATAACTCACTCACATGCACAATCTGCCCCTCTCCATCTCATCATTCTTCTCCAAGAGAGGGGTGTGATTTCATGATGAAACAAACCCATACCCAAGACCATGCTGCCATCAAAAATGACAATATCACTCTCTCCTAAACAGTGTCAGCATGAGAGATCAAGTAACCTCATGGCCTGTCAGATTATCCTGCTGATCTATCTAAACACATGCAAGTGTTTTCAGAGGTGGGACCCACTGAGAGAAAGAAGGCTACAACATGTTGCTACATCTGCTGGCTGCGATGTGAGGTAAAGTATTACAGCATCCTAGGAGCCACGTCATAAAACCTGAGGGCAGCTGGCTGACCTAGAACAATACCAACTACAAGCCAAGTCTGCTGGTGCCAAAGCTTAAGTCAAAGTTCACTCACACAGTAAAATCAGCCTCCTATTTTCAGCCCTCTCTAAAGCACTGTTAGAGCTTAAGACTTTCATGACTTCAGCTCTAGTGAGGTACGTTGCTTCCATTCACCTCCCAGGGTGCTTGGCTGTAAATTTGTGCCTTGCTTTCCATGTTGATTGGTTTCACCTGACTTACCCTCCCAGGATTTCATTCTCGCTGACATTATAATAACTGCTGATCCCCACCCTTTTGGCTGAGACAATCCGGTGATCAAATGGTGCTGGTGGAGTAGGACTACCATctataaaagacaaaacagacaGACAGCATATGAGTGGTCACATGCAGCGCTTGTCTATCTTATATTTTAGTCCCTCTTTTCCCCAGATAAGCTCATTTAAGAACTGAATACACCTACTGTTAAGTTCTATAGACAGGTCTTTCTCTGTTATTTAAGAAGAGTTTTATTCCAGGAGCTCTGGCTCAGAAAACAGGGTGTTGTTGGGGAGCTCCACTACAAAGACAAGGGTTTCTTTATTAAATTAGCATTTCCGCCCAACAGTAGCAAGAGGCAAAGTGAAACCACTAGACTAAACCAATATAACTTCATGCCCACGAAGGGCCTCAGCAATTTGTTTCAAAGGAATTCAGCTTTTTctccacctcccaccccaccccactcctgGACTATTAATAGATGAGTATGTACTGTAACTCTCCTGTGGGGTAGGAAAAGAGGCTGAGCTTTCCTCTAGGCCCAGCTAAAAGAGGTTATTTTCCACCTTTAGCAGTTCATAGTGAAGAATCCCCTTCTCTACCGATTGACACAATGCGTCATTCCCTACAGTGTGGCCATCACTTTTAAAGATCACATTTAGAGCTTGTGCACATGAGGGAGTTCCACCCTGGCCAGTAGCACCTGTGACTTCCAGTAGGGCTTAGGACCTAGCGTGGTAGGATATATGGTAACTGTCATGTGCTGCTCTAGAAAATTTCCGTCCTTAAAAAAAGGATAGCAGATAAAAGGTAAAGAGGGGCACAGAGAAGAGATGGGTTTCCAGCATCCCACTGCAGCGGCTATGGAGCTTCAGCACAAATGCAGGTCTCTGGTATTACAGTCTGGACCTCCACATGCTGGACCATTCTGCCATCATGATGTCAAAATCCCTGCTGGAGACCAGCCCTGCGTGCCTAAtttctctttggatttttttgcaggGTGTTGAGACTTCAATTTCATACCcacattgtttttcatttgattgATATTCCCGAGAGTGACCTTTGGCTGACCAAGGTGACAAATACTTCTTCAACTGGTTAGGAGGGCTAGAGCCCCAGCATTTCAACATGAGCTCTCTGGTTTGGAATGCCGGCTCCCTTTTGTGTGATGCTTGTTGAACAATTTTAAAACCATTCATTACTCCAGTGAAAATgattaaaaacataaacaaaaaaaaaaaaaatatgacagcaTGTAGCTGGCAGTAATACTTTGGTCATTAATGTAGCAGTAGATTGTCCTTATTCACAGTGAATGTCCATTTTTCCAGGACACCAGCTGTGCacctagatattttttttgacagtgtTAATAACTTACATGGTCAGGAAGTTAGTTCATGGTCAAGGAATTGTGAAAAGCTGGGGCTTCTGGAAGTTTGCCACCTACTTGGGATTCTGCAGTGTCTGAATTGCACGCCCTTAAGTATGGGCCTTTGCTTGTTACCAAGACCCACAAAATGCCAAGAAAACCTCTATCCTAAAGGCAGAATTTGACTCTTAACAACTTAAAGTCCAAGGCTCCCCAGCATGTaagtgacagaagaaaatgtcattctgAAAGCTCAGCTCCCAAATGCTACCAAACTTCGGCCAAGGAAGAGTTCTTTTGAAGAGGCCAGAGTGCCACTTTAAAACTATGCCCAAGGTTTAGCCTTCAAGATTTTCCCAGTGACAGaccctcttttttcttttcatgcacACCAGAGGGGATTTCTCCCTATTCTAGAACAACATCCCATAACAGATCAAAGAAGCTCCAAGAAAGACAGTCTATCCTTAATGTCATCCCCAACAATCTGCCAGAGCTCAGGACAGGTTACAGAGTTTAACGTTTTGGTAGGCTATCTCCTGTTTCACTTTCCTGTTTCCTGTTTTAATAACTGTTTCACTTTCTCActcctcccccatccccaaagcaaataaatttattctgaatcctatgcatgcacatgcacacacatacatctTGAAATCCTTCAGGCCATCCTCTCCATGTGGCATCACTTCATATACAAGGATAGGCATTGAAATTCTCAAGCTGGAGCTCTAATATTAGAAATGAGCACTCATGAACACTGCTCCAGAGTTCAGTGCATGAGTACCGTTTATCAGGCTGCTCAACATCATCAGTCAGGCTTCCACACAAAAACGGGCATTTATTTTATAGGCTGCAGTCGTTCTCAATTCACATCGCAATGGTGTGAATATGAGCAAGCTGGTTTTGCAGGCTACATCCAAAGCACTGCAAATTCTGTGTTAACACGTGTTCTCAGCACTTCCATAGATCAACCAATTTTGCCACACATGGTATAATTTCTCCCACTACCCTGTACTTGGGAGTTTTAGCTCTGTTGTtaaaagaagagggaaagaggacAGTATTAGTGGAGTAGCTGTGGCAGAAGCAAATTAGTTGTGTCTAATTTCTGCCAGGGCAGAAGCCTCTAAGATGGAAGCAAACAGAACCGTGTTGTTTCCCAGCAGCTTAGGATGTGGCCCATGAACAACTGCTTCCCGTCAGAGCTACCATGCACACCTTTTTCCCCTACTAATTACAATCATGAAATCATTTTCTTCTACAGATGTCTCTGATTGTCACTGTAATACCAGTGGAATCAAATGCTTTGCCTTTAGGAATACTTCCTGTAGGAgctttttttagttttacatATGTCATCAACACTTTCTGCATCTaccctttctttttgttgtcaTCTTTCATTAGGCCTTCATCATTCACTCGAGGCTTACTGCTACCACTATGCTCAAATTGGCAGGTCTGCTCAGTAACTGAGCTATAATGTCCTGTACCTTTTTCGCAGCCTTTACACCTGCAAGGACAAAATATGGCATTAGAGCAGGGTACACTTAAAGCAGAGCAAATTTAGAAACATAGGTGAAAAATGCCTACACAATTATTGCATTCTAATAGCATTAGGTTATTTTGCTTCATGGTGTAAAATAAACTGTTCTAACATTCatcttgagaaataaaaatgacctCTGAGTTAATCATGACAGCAAAATGTTTCTCCGTTACTGAAATCCTCACCTGAGTTCTTCTGATTTAACATTTGACCATCAATCTCACCTTTAAAGCAAACGGAAAGCAGTGGGATTTCAGTCTGTTCATATAGGTTCCTGAAAGCTTAGACTGGTTTATCCCTGAAGGGCCATATATCAgtgcagcaaagaaagaattacagtaaaaaaaaattatctgtttaATTGCCTCAGCAAAGTTTCACAGTTATATATTATCACTTACGTTACTACATTTTGCAGTAACTTAATTCCCAGTTGGTATCTGGCCTAATCCAACCTTACTTTGCTCATAGGTTATGTGAAGCTGCAGTATATAAGCATAACAATGCAAGAATTCTCCTCAAAGATGAAAAGCCTAATATAATTCCCATGTTCCTAAGCTATTTCCCAAGCAAATAACCAAAGTACACTGCTAGGACCATATCTGGTAGATTGTCTGCCTGTCTTTTTTAAGGGTATAATTTCAGCTTAGAGCTCAGATGAGAGAGACAAACTCATTTTACACTTTTGTATTGGGCTGAATTTTCACCAGTATTTATATTAACCAGCCACTTTCACTTGGAACTTGAACTACACATGTCTCTTAAGAATGTGCAGCCTGAGGTTCCGACCTTACCTTCCGTCTGGTGCCTCTTGATCATGGCTTTGTCCTGCCTCATCTTCATTTTGGGAAGGAGCTGGTGGTTCCTCAACTTTTTCACTCCTACCagcatttccttccctttcattCTCCTGCTCCTCTTGTCTTTCATTTCCAGACACCCTatgttcctccttcctctccccgTCTGTTAGGGACTCACTCTCTATCTGCTGCCCAGTTACCCTCTGACAAGCGTTATCACCAGCATCATCTTGCTGCTTTACTGTAGTGAAGGATTTCTGAACAGAGCTTCTCCTGTACTTGTAACAGCTTTTGAAAGCcaaactttcttctttctccactgGCCCTTCAGTATGAAATTTGGGTAGATCCATTTCAAGCAGAACAGAACTTTCATTCTTGGCATTTTCCTTGTTCAGCTTATCAACTTCTTCCTGAGAGCAGGACTGGCTCTTCTGGATGGCTCCCTCTGTAAGCGGACAAATTACCAATGCATCTGTCAGTAATTCTCTGATAGTCAGTAACAATATTAAAGTAGGGTTGTGCACTTAGCATAACTTCTGTTATACTTTGAACTaagcatttgctttcctctcctACTTTCAAGGTCGGTGTAAATGTCTCCTAAGCAAGAGCAGACTACTCCTTTAAAACAGGGATGCCATGGGGCAGAAACTCTTCCCTTCGTacagagcactggaaaacatttttctcactcAAATGTATTAATGTCAGCCAAGTCAGGGTTAATAAACTCCTCATGCAAGGCACTTTTTTAGGCAGTTTGCCACCACCTGCACAGGCACATGAAAAGTAGGTTGATGTTGCTTGAACAATTCTCACTCAGGCTGATGAGCATACATGTAACCCAAGCAACTTCACTGGAGCTGCTCAAGAGAGTGATGGCTATTTTTGTACGGTTGTAGGCTTAGGAGCTAGAAactgattagaaaaaaaatattctaaccTGTTGAATCTGGTGGCTTCTTCTCTTTTGTTCCCGTCTCATTCAAATGTGACTTTTCTTTGATGACCTGTGGAGAGGGCAATTGATGTATTAGTCAGTGTATACAGTGTTCATGTTGTATTGTTCCTCATGAAATTGCAGATCGACTTTTTTGGTCACATCCAAGTACTCTGTGTTCTAATTCACGCTTTTCCTATAAATTATGGCCCTTATTTTAATCTCTACTAAGATGATCAGATTGGTACCAGTGTAAAGCAGGAGAAACTATCTCAGCTGTATTAACATCAGTGTTGGCATAAACACAGCCCAGAAAAGATCAGggactagaagaaaaaaaacatccagaaaTGAGCTATTGCCCTGCACACTAGCTTTTGCTGTTAAAAACTAGGTTAGTTAAACCAAAGCTAGGAATATTTAATATTCTAGTAAAATGTTCAGTAACAGTCTTACTGATAGATTTCAAAAAGTTTTTTGCTGTTAATCAACATCTGGTAACGGCATTTTTAATGATCCAGTAATTTATTACAGGCTGACCAAAACAGTTACCAGGAATCAGAGTATAAAACCCATAATATCAGCTTTGTAGCTCTCTCTTACATACATTTTACAATATTACAGTGACATCTAGAGGCACTTCATACCAAGCCAGCTCCTCATAAACACTCTGCTATTACTGTTACTTTTATAGCTATTTACTTATATTCCTATGCAGTTTGCtcagtgtgttttttcattGGCTGCTCCTAGACTTGCAGTAGGATGGTGACCACAGCAAACCACGGTATCTCCTGTTGCTTGGTGCTCCTTTTCCACCTGCCTTCTTCCTCTCACAGTGCTATGAAACTGGTGCTATTATTATTAGTAATAGGTCCACAGGGTGTGAAAAAATGCATATACCTCCAAACATTTTCCAGAGGGACTACTTTCGGTCTTTGAGGTACCAGCTGAAGCAGTGTAATACATATACAGGGCCAGGCACTTAATTTTCAGTGTCTTAATCACGCAAGCAGTCCCATGGCTTATTCATATTGTACTCAGGGCATAAATCAGTCCTATTACTAAACATTTGTTCTGGTATACCCTCCGcatcttttataattttttgtttgttttaatttcatcagGCTATATAGAAAATAGGCATGAAATTAAAGCAATATGTATCTGCTATAAACATAGAGTTCAAGGGAAAGGAAACTCCATGAGAAGCAAGAGGAGTTGAAAAAAAGTTGATGAAACTGCATGAAAGGATTTCAGCAGGACTTGTTCAGAAAATCATGATCTGCAAGGGACAAAGAAACAGTAATATGAGCGTAAGAACTGAGACTGACAACTATTTTGGATGCAGTTGGTCCCAGGAAGTTGcaagctgcaaaatgaaaaaggcCTAAATACAGCTAGGTAAGTACCCTTGAAATATAAATTGGACCCTTGTtcacacagaactgaaatacaaatgtaaCGATTCCAGATGGATCACAGGGAATCAAtcaattctgctttttttaatggtgaaaaGCACTATAAGAAGCAGGGAAAAGTCTCAGACTTATTCCTTCTGCAATGTGACCGCAATTAGTAATGCACTCTGATTCCTGTATCCCAACCTCACCGTACCACTGAGGACATCAGCTCTGATCAAATACAGTCAGCTGAGCAAATAACCAGAGAAATGGCCTCCAAGCTCTTTGATGCATGGGCCAGATTTCACTTCTGCATTCAGAATTAATTGCAGGCACACAGCACTTCCTATTAAACATTGCTGTAGTTTGCAGGTGTGAAATACAGAAGCcagcttttgaaaattcatCTGCTGGAAGGAACAGCAGACGATGTCAAACATCTGAAACTGCCAAGGTGTTACATAAATTACTACAGTGTTTACTCAAGCATCATTTCTGatcttttacattttaacagCAGATGAGAGATCATActaatttaaatgagaaaaaaaaatacaagtgaaaCATTTACTGGTACCCTTTAGAATCAATAAATGTATCTATTTGCAAAGAATATGGAGTCAGTAGTGCACTagaataagaaatataaatataaggACTAGATATTGGACTATCTGTAGACACGACACATGAGTAGTCTACACATGAGCATTCCACTCTTCTCCATGTTTTACTA
Proteins encoded:
- the MYLK4 gene encoding myosin light chain kinase family member 4, producing MVNNLAKIFDPNALQNQGPDNGMEPPQILHVASSDVSTSESFNIMDMKFASLEQKIDKLLTLQDNVLKKLNSVSQEICCIEKDTEIVIKEKSHLNETGTKEKKPPDSTEGAIQKSQSCSQEEVDKLNKENAKNESSVLLEMDLPKFHTEGPVEKEESLAFKSCYKYRRSSVQKSFTTVKQQDDAGDNACQRVTGQQIESESLTDGERKEEHRVSGNERQEEQENEREGNAGRSEKVEEPPAPSQNEDEAGQSHDQEAPDGRCKGCEKDGSPTPPAPFDHRIVSAKRVGISSYYNVSENEILGGGRFGQVHKCEEKATGLKLAAKIIKAKGPKQKDEVKNEINVMNQLNHVNLIQLYDAFESKNDIVLVMEYVEGGELFDRIIDENCNLTEMDTILFIKQICEGIQYMHQMYILHLDLKPENILCVNRAANQIKIIDFGLARRYKPREKLRVNFGTPEFLAPEVVNYEFVSFPTDMWSVGVIAYMLLSGLSPFLGDDDNETLNNILSCSWDFEDEEFRGVSDQAKDFISKLLIKEKCWRISATAALKHPWLSDHKLHCRLQSEDKKK